The following are encoded together in the Variovorax sp. PBS-H4 genome:
- a CDS encoding gamma-glutamyltransferase family protein, whose product MFTTRPEIIGTHGVASSTHWLAAQTAMGVLERGGNAFDAAVAAGFVLQVVEPHLNGVGGEVPILYWSERERRAVSLKGQGCAPGEATPQAFGRLGFEQVPGIGLLAATVPAAFSTWMTMLLEQGSCPLQEVLAPAIRYAREGFPVSTRLAEAILGVRPLFLEEWHTSADVWLDQGRVPRPGSLMCLPAWASTMARVVEEAQQAGPGRCAVIEAAMRIWQQGFVAQEIDAFCRTQKVRDTSGERHAGLLRLDDMASWRPDAEAPLTLAFGAFEVAKCGFWSQGPLMLQNLAMLRHGSLEQHAPTSAGFVHSIAEATKLGLADRLAWYGSAPGADPKVQHALLDDVYARQRWARVDPQAAARALEPGSPLGCSPRLPDLGVCERSLRTADTRYGLGEPTFLKLPPVAEWADRELFVGDTCQISVIDGKGNMVAATPSGGWLSSSPTIASLGFALGTRLQMAWLDEGLPNSLTPRVAPCTTLSPTLAMRDGEPCMVFGTPGGDQQDQWSTAFFLRHAVYGMNLQEAIDAPAFHVKHYPSSFWPRSLTLNRLSIEPRFPDATIAQLRELGHDVHINEPWSESRISACSRMRDARGRLVLRAAASPRGMQGYAVGR is encoded by the coding sequence ATGTTCACCACCCGCCCTGAAATCATCGGTACGCACGGCGTCGCCTCCTCCACGCACTGGCTGGCAGCGCAAACGGCCATGGGCGTGCTGGAGCGCGGCGGCAATGCCTTCGATGCGGCCGTGGCCGCCGGCTTCGTGCTGCAGGTGGTGGAGCCGCATCTCAACGGCGTCGGCGGCGAGGTGCCGATCCTGTACTGGAGCGAGCGCGAGCGGCGCGCCGTCTCGCTGAAGGGCCAGGGCTGCGCACCGGGCGAGGCCACGCCGCAGGCCTTCGGGCGCCTCGGCTTCGAACAGGTGCCGGGCATCGGTCTGCTGGCGGCCACGGTCCCCGCGGCCTTCTCGACCTGGATGACGATGCTGCTCGAGCAGGGCAGCTGTCCGCTGCAGGAGGTGCTGGCGCCGGCCATCCGCTATGCCCGCGAAGGCTTCCCCGTATCGACCCGGCTGGCGGAAGCGATCCTCGGCGTGCGGCCCCTGTTTCTCGAGGAATGGCACACGTCGGCCGACGTGTGGCTGGACCAGGGACGCGTACCCCGGCCCGGCAGCCTGATGTGCCTGCCCGCGTGGGCTTCGACGATGGCGCGCGTGGTCGAGGAAGCGCAGCAGGCCGGCCCCGGCCGCTGCGCGGTGATCGAGGCCGCGATGCGCATCTGGCAGCAAGGCTTCGTCGCGCAGGAGATCGATGCCTTCTGCCGCACGCAGAAGGTCCGCGACACCAGCGGCGAGCGCCACGCCGGCCTGCTGCGCCTGGACGACATGGCTTCGTGGCGCCCCGACGCCGAGGCGCCGCTGACCCTGGCCTTCGGCGCCTTCGAGGTTGCCAAGTGCGGCTTCTGGAGCCAGGGGCCGCTGATGCTGCAGAACCTCGCGATGCTGCGCCATGGCTCGCTGGAGCAGCATGCGCCGACGAGCGCCGGCTTCGTTCATTCGATCGCGGAGGCCACCAAGCTGGGCCTGGCCGATCGGCTGGCCTGGTATGGCAGCGCACCGGGAGCCGACCCGAAGGTCCAGCATGCGCTGCTCGACGATGTCTATGCACGGCAACGCTGGGCGCGCGTCGACCCGCAGGCGGCCGCGCGTGCACTCGAACCCGGCAGCCCGCTCGGATGTTCGCCTCGCCTGCCCGACCTGGGCGTTTGCGAACGCAGCCTGCGCACCGCCGACACCCGTTACGGCCTGGGCGAGCCCACCTTCCTCAAGCTGCCGCCGGTGGCCGAGTGGGCGGATCGCGAGCTCTTCGTGGGCGACACCTGCCAGATCAGCGTCATCGACGGCAAGGGCAACATGGTGGCGGCCACGCCGTCCGGCGGCTGGCTGTCGTCCAGCCCGACGATTGCATCACTCGGCTTCGCGCTCGGCACGCGGCTGCAGATGGCCTGGCTCGACGAAGGCCTGCCCAACAGCCTGACGCCGCGCGTCGCGCCCTGCACCACGCTGTCGCCCACGCTGGCAATGCGCGACGGCGAACCCTGCATGGTGTTCGGCACGCCGGGCGGCGACCAGCAGGACCAGTGGTCGACCGCCTTCTTCCTGCGGCATGCGGTGTACGGCATGAACCTGCAGGAAGCGATCGACGCGCCGGCCTTCCACGTCAAGCACTACCCCTCGTCCTTCTGGCCCCGCTCGCTCACCCTGAACCGGCTGAGCATCGAGCCGCGCTTCCCGGACGCGACGATCGCGCAGCTGCGCGAGCTCGGCCACGACGTGCACATCAACGAGCCCTGGTCGGAGAGCCGCATCTCCGCCTGCAGCCGCATGCGCGACGCGCGCGGCCGCCTGGTGCTGCGCGCGGCCGCCAGCCCGCGCGGCATGCAGGGCTATGCCGTCGGGCGCTAG
- a CDS encoding helix-turn-helix domain-containing protein — MPRKAETEAKRPGVATRARKPPGPAVAANDGKAWRRAGGDQTMIQELGLRIRAAREAKALSLAQVSELSGVPGATLSRIENSKMSPTFSVLARIMVALEVDWVDLVGPKKPAPGEPVMSFTEAGGGIVTQVRGERCEVLHGDESAQSAPLLVDVHSRKLSDTGGLVGHQGEEFCYVLSGALALHIEGREPRIMQVGDSALFDSTTPHAYLAATAAGAKILIVVTRPYGSHMQRDIPGLT, encoded by the coding sequence ATGCCGAGAAAAGCAGAAACCGAAGCGAAGCGGCCGGGCGTTGCCACGCGGGCCCGCAAACCGCCCGGGCCCGCCGTGGCGGCCAACGACGGCAAGGCCTGGCGCCGCGCCGGTGGCGACCAGACCATGATCCAGGAGCTGGGCCTGCGCATCCGTGCCGCTCGCGAGGCCAAGGCGCTGTCGCTGGCGCAGGTGAGCGAGCTGTCGGGCGTGCCCGGCGCCACGCTCTCGCGCATCGAGAACAGCAAGATGTCGCCCACCTTCAGCGTGCTGGCGCGCATCATGGTCGCGCTCGAGGTCGACTGGGTCGACCTGGTCGGACCGAAGAAGCCCGCACCGGGCGAGCCGGTCATGAGCTTCACCGAGGCCGGCGGCGGCATCGTGACGCAGGTGCGCGGCGAGCGTTGCGAAGTCCTGCACGGCGACGAGTCGGCCCAGTCGGCGCCGCTGCTGGTCGACGTGCACTCGCGCAAGCTCAGCGACACCGGCGGCCTCGTGGGCCACCAGGGCGAGGAGTTCTGCTACGTGCTCTCCGGCGCGCTCGCCCTGCACATCGAGGGCCGCGAACCCCGCATCATGCAGGTCGGCGACAGCGCGCTCTTCGACAGCACGACGCCGCATGCCTACCTGGCGGCGACCGCGGCCGGCGCGAAGATCCTGATCGTCGTGACGCGGCCCTACGGCTCGCACATGCAGCGAGACATTCCTGGCTTGACCTGA
- a CDS encoding HDOD domain-containing protein — protein sequence MTAASLDELFAESHSLPSVPKVVRDLIEVLSNDNATLSQVARKIDVDQVLTARMLRLANSPFYGVRRKISTMEEAIRMLGLSSIRTLVISANLTGTFKKVPHVELPKFWRHSLRVASAARHLAGASRAADPNLAFTVGSMHAIGHLIMCIVMPDEMGPLNKSCPIDAMGRLDSEEQAFGYHFGDVSARLASRWNFSDEFVTALGGFARPLRVQPFDALAGIVHMAVWRVALDSNGPALSSDFEAWPSEIGRAAGLSRESVEDMPPPSELAADLELMIA from the coding sequence ATGACCGCCGCAAGCCTGGACGAGCTGTTTGCAGAAAGCCATTCGCTGCCCTCGGTCCCCAAGGTGGTTCGAGACCTGATCGAAGTCCTGAGCAACGACAACGCGACCTTGTCCCAGGTGGCGCGCAAGATCGATGTCGACCAGGTGCTCACCGCCAGGATGCTGCGGCTGGCGAACTCGCCCTTCTACGGCGTGCGCCGGAAGATCTCGACGATGGAGGAGGCGATCCGGATGCTCGGGCTCTCCTCGATCCGCACCCTGGTCATCAGCGCCAACCTCACGGGCACCTTCAAGAAGGTCCCCCATGTGGAACTGCCGAAATTCTGGCGCCACAGCCTGCGCGTCGCCTCCGCCGCCCGCCACCTGGCCGGTGCAAGCCGCGCCGCCGATCCGAACCTCGCCTTCACCGTGGGCAGCATGCACGCCATCGGGCACCTGATCATGTGCATCGTCATGCCCGATGAAATGGGCCCGCTCAACAAGAGCTGCCCGATCGATGCCATGGGCCGGCTGGATTCCGAGGAGCAGGCCTTCGGCTACCACTTCGGCGATGTCAGCGCAAGGCTGGCCTCGCGCTGGAATTTTTCCGACGAATTCGTCACTGCGCTGGGCGGGTTCGCGCGGCCGTTGCGCGTGCAGCCCTTCGATGCATTGGCCGGCATCGTGCACATGGCCGTGTGGCGCGTGGCGCTGGATAGCAACGGGCCGGCACTGTCCAGCGACTTCGAGGCGTGGCCATCGGAAATCGGGCGCGCGGCCGGCCTGTCGCGGGAAAGCGTCGAGGACATGCCGCCGCCCTCCGAACTTGCCGCCGACCTCGAACTCATGATCGCCTGA
- a CDS encoding GAF domain-containing protein, with translation METCPDPARTDPAPAQEAWVEQLRIITAAGRFHAGEVSVQRAIGELLGLVRDLLNLEVVFVSEVVNGHRVFRYIESQDDASHIRPGHSAPLEQTICQRILDGRMPNLVRDVSAVREAQGLPRVFEGMGTHIGVPVRMADGRLYGMLCGFNMSGVTELDERDLRRLEVAAGAAARLLASADGREHTPSDPALT, from the coding sequence ATGGAAACCTGCCCGGACCCTGCTCGCACCGACCCCGCCCCCGCCCAGGAGGCCTGGGTGGAGCAGCTGCGCATCATCACCGCGGCCGGGCGCTTTCATGCCGGAGAGGTGTCGGTGCAGCGCGCCATCGGCGAATTGCTGGGCCTCGTGCGCGACCTGCTGAACCTCGAGGTGGTCTTCGTCAGCGAGGTCGTGAACGGGCATCGCGTCTTCCGCTACATCGAGTCGCAGGACGACGCCTCGCACATCCGGCCCGGCCATTCCGCGCCGCTCGAGCAGACCATCTGCCAGCGCATCCTCGACGGGCGCATGCCGAACCTGGTGCGCGACGTCAGCGCCGTCCGCGAAGCACAAGGCCTGCCGCGCGTCTTCGAGGGCATGGGCACGCACATCGGGGTCCCGGTCCGGATGGCGGACGGCAGGCTCTACGGCATGCTGTGCGGATTCAACATGAGCGGCGTGACCGAGCTGGACGAGCGTGACCTGCGGCGGCTCGAAGTCGCCGCCGGCGCGGCCGCCCGCCTGCTCGCGAGCGCGGACGGGCGCGAACACACGCCTTCCGACCCGGCGCTGACCTAG